In Chromobacterium rhizoryzae, one genomic interval encodes:
- the truB gene encoding tRNA pseudouridine(55) synthase TruB produces the protein MSKPRSNRRLIDGVLLIDKPYDISSNGALQKARWLLNAAKAGHTGVLDPLATGLLPVCLGEATKFSSYLLDADKGYRATVKFGVVTTTGDVEGEVVSERPAAFDRDGLLAAMAAFRGEISQVPPMYSALKHQGKPLYEYARAGIEIEREARRVHIRKLELISLDGDTAVIEVLCSKGTYIRTLACDIGEALGCGAHLTGLRRTATGGFSLDEALQLADIEALEMPQREALLLPADILVRHLPEVELAAEEAGKFMHGQPVRFTEKCAKMQRFRIYREGSREFLGLGEARDDGRLHPIRLLASKTATS, from the coding sequence ATGAGCAAGCCGCGCAGCAATCGCCGCCTGATAGACGGCGTGCTGCTGATCGACAAGCCTTACGACATCTCCAGCAACGGCGCGCTGCAAAAGGCGCGCTGGCTGCTGAACGCCGCCAAGGCCGGCCATACCGGCGTGCTGGACCCGCTGGCCACCGGCCTGCTGCCGGTCTGCCTGGGCGAGGCCACCAAGTTTTCCTCCTATCTGCTGGACGCGGACAAGGGCTACCGCGCCACGGTGAAGTTCGGCGTGGTGACCACCACCGGCGACGTGGAGGGCGAAGTGGTGTCCGAACGTCCGGCGGCTTTCGACCGCGACGGCCTGCTGGCGGCGATGGCGGCCTTCCGCGGCGAAATTTCCCAGGTGCCGCCGATGTATTCGGCGCTCAAGCACCAGGGCAAGCCCTTGTACGAGTACGCGCGCGCCGGCATCGAAATCGAACGCGAGGCGCGGCGGGTGCATATCCGCAAGCTGGAGTTGATCAGCCTGGACGGCGACACCGCGGTGATCGAGGTGCTGTGCAGCAAGGGCACCTATATCCGCACCCTGGCCTGCGACATCGGCGAAGCCCTGGGCTGCGGCGCGCATCTGACCGGCCTGCGCCGCACTGCCACCGGCGGTTTTTCGCTGGACGAGGCCTTGCAACTGGCGGATATCGAAGCGCTGGAAATGCCGCAGCGCGAGGCCTTGCTGTTGCCGGCGGACATCCTGGTGCGCCATCTGCCCGAGGTGGAACTGGCGGCCGAGGAGGCCGGTAAATTCATGCACGGACAGCCCGTGCGTTTTACCGAAAAATGTGCGAAAATGCAGCGTTTCCGGATTTACCGCGAGGGAAGCCGGGAATTCTTGGGGCTGGGCGAGGCGCGCGACGATGGTCGCCTGCATCCGATCCGGCTCCTGGCGAGCAAGACGGCGACGTCTTGA
- the pnp gene encoding polyribonucleotide nucleotidyltransferase — protein sequence MFNKITKSFQYGRHTVTLETGEVARQASGSVIVSVEDTVVLVSVVGGKNVKPGQDFFPLTVDYLERTYAAGKIPGGFFKREGKQSEKEVLTSRLIDRPIRPLFPEGFFHDVQIVATVMSLNPEVDSDVPAMIGASAALAISGLPFAGPIGAARVGYANGEYILNPTRTELAASEMDLVVAGTERAVLMVESEAKELPEAVMLGAVVFGHEQMQAAIKAINELADEVNPVMFDWAAPVADEALIAQVRAIAGEQLANAFRLRQKQARTVAINEAWSAVKAGLIDENTDTLKANEIKGIFKGLEAEIVRGQILAGDARIDGRDTRTVRPISIRNNVLPRTHGSALFTRGETQAMVVTTLGTKQDEQIIDALAGEYTERFMLHYNFPPYSTGEAGRMGPPKRREIGHGRLAKRALVAVLPPESEFGYSMRVVSEITESNGSSSMASVCGGCLSLLSAGVPLKAHVAGIAMGLILEGNRFAVLTDILGDEDHLGDMDFKVAGTAAGVTALQMDIKIQGITKEIMQVALDQAKEGRMHILGLMKEAVDGPQELSAHAPRLYVMKINPDKIREVIGKGGETIRSITKDTGCEINIEEDGTITIASVSNEGAEAAKKRIEEITVEVEVGKVYEGTVVKILDNNVGAIVSILPGKDGLVHISQIANERIKNVADYLKEGQVVKVKAIEMDDRGRIRLSIKALLEEEAKTAQATADSFGLKTQ from the coding sequence GTGTTCAATAAAATCACCAAGTCTTTCCAGTACGGCCGTCACACCGTCACCCTGGAAACCGGCGAAGTCGCCCGTCAGGCGTCTGGTTCCGTCATCGTCTCCGTTGAAGACACCGTCGTGCTGGTCTCCGTGGTGGGCGGCAAGAACGTCAAGCCGGGCCAGGACTTCTTCCCGCTGACCGTGGACTACCTGGAGCGCACCTACGCCGCCGGCAAGATCCCGGGCGGCTTCTTCAAGCGCGAAGGCAAGCAGTCCGAGAAGGAAGTGCTGACCAGCCGCCTGATCGACCGTCCGATCCGCCCGCTGTTCCCGGAAGGCTTCTTCCACGACGTGCAGATCGTCGCCACCGTGATGTCGCTGAATCCTGAAGTGGATTCCGATGTTCCGGCGATGATCGGCGCTTCCGCCGCTCTGGCCATTTCCGGCCTGCCGTTCGCCGGCCCGATCGGCGCCGCCCGCGTGGGCTACGCCAATGGCGAATACATCCTGAACCCGACTCGCACCGAGCTGGCCGCGTCCGAAATGGATCTGGTGGTCGCCGGCACCGAGCGCGCGGTGCTGATGGTGGAATCCGAAGCCAAGGAACTGCCGGAAGCCGTGATGCTGGGCGCCGTGGTGTTCGGTCACGAGCAGATGCAAGCCGCGATCAAGGCCATCAACGAACTGGCCGACGAAGTGAACCCGGTGATGTTCGACTGGGCCGCTCCGGTGGCCGATGAGGCGCTGATCGCCCAAGTGCGCGCCATCGCCGGCGAGCAACTGGCCAACGCCTTCCGCCTGCGTCAGAAGCAAGCCCGCACCGTGGCCATCAACGAAGCCTGGAGCGCGGTCAAAGCCGGTCTGATCGACGAAAACACCGACACCCTGAAGGCCAATGAGATCAAGGGCATCTTCAAGGGCCTGGAAGCCGAAATCGTTCGCGGCCAGATCCTGGCCGGCGATGCGCGCATCGACGGTCGCGACACCCGCACCGTGCGCCCGATCAGCATCCGCAACAACGTGCTGCCGCGCACCCACGGTTCCGCGCTGTTCACCCGCGGCGAAACCCAAGCCATGGTGGTGACCACGCTGGGCACCAAGCAGGACGAGCAGATCATCGACGCGCTGGCCGGCGAATACACCGAGCGCTTCATGCTGCATTACAACTTCCCGCCGTACTCCACCGGCGAAGCCGGCCGCATGGGCCCGCCGAAGCGCCGTGAAATCGGCCACGGCCGCCTGGCCAAGCGCGCGCTGGTTGCCGTGCTGCCGCCGGAATCGGAATTCGGCTACTCGATGCGCGTGGTGTCGGAAATCACCGAATCCAACGGCTCCTCGTCGATGGCTTCCGTGTGCGGCGGCTGCCTGTCGCTGCTGTCCGCCGGCGTGCCGCTGAAGGCGCACGTGGCCGGCATCGCCATGGGTCTGATCCTGGAAGGCAACCGCTTCGCGGTGCTGACCGACATCCTGGGCGATGAAGATCACCTGGGCGACATGGACTTCAAAGTGGCCGGTACCGCCGCAGGCGTGACCGCGCTGCAGATGGACATCAAGATCCAGGGCATCACCAAGGAAATCATGCAGGTGGCGCTGGATCAGGCCAAAGAAGGCCGCATGCACATCCTGGGTCTGATGAAGGAAGCCGTGGACGGCCCGCAAGAGCTGTCCGCTCACGCTCCGCGTCTGTACGTGATGAAGATCAACCCGGACAAGATCCGCGAAGTGATCGGCAAGGGCGGCGAAACCATCCGCTCCATCACCAAGGACACCGGCTGCGAGATCAATATCGAGGAAGACGGCACCATCACCATCGCTTCGGTCAGCAACGAAGGCGCGGAAGCCGCCAAGAAGCGCATCGAAGAGATCACCGTTGAAGTGGAAGTGGGCAAGGTGTACGAAGGCACCGTGGTCAAGATCCTCGACAACAACGTCGGCGCCATCGTGTCCATCCTGCCGGGCAAAGATGGTCTGGTCCACATTTCCCAGATCGCCAACGAGCGCATCAAGAACGTGGCCGACTATCTGAAAGAAGGCCAGGTCGTGAAGGTCAAGGCCATCGAAATGGACGACCGCGGCCGCATCCGCCTGTCCATCAAGGCCCTGCTGGAAGAAGAAGCCAAGACCGCGCAGGCGACTGCCGATTCCTTCGGTCTGAAAACCCAGTAA
- the astA gene encoding arginine N-succinyltransferase: MMFIRPVAHKDLDGLMNLARSAGVGLTSLPVNEERLSRRIARSVLSFAGELDKADQGYVFVMEDGATGAIAGICALEAAVGLKEPWYNYRVGTIVHASEELGVYSRHDTLFLSNDHTGYSELCTLFLHPDYRANRNGGLLSKSRFLFLAQFPQLFGKLVVAEMRGVSDEAGRSPFWEGLGRHFFSIDFAHADYLTGVGQKAFVAELMPKHPVYIDFLPPEAQAVIGQTHENTRPAVAMLESEGFRYEGYVDIFDAGPTVQTYTSEIRAVKESATVAARLADPLPEGDKNFYLVSNDSLAGFRAVLAETLAPTHEILLTPEQAQALNVEEGGHLRCVALYPKENA, encoded by the coding sequence ATGATGTTCATCCGCCCCGTAGCCCACAAGGACCTGGACGGCCTGATGAATCTGGCGCGCAGCGCCGGCGTCGGCCTGACCTCGCTGCCGGTCAACGAAGAGCGGCTGTCGCGCCGCATCGCCCGCTCGGTGCTGTCTTTCGCCGGCGAGCTGGACAAGGCCGACCAAGGCTATGTCTTCGTGATGGAAGACGGCGCCACCGGCGCCATCGCCGGCATCTGCGCGCTGGAAGCCGCGGTGGGCCTGAAGGAGCCGTGGTACAACTACCGCGTCGGCACCATCGTCCACGCGTCCGAGGAGTTGGGCGTGTATTCGCGCCACGACACCTTGTTCCTGTCCAACGACCACACCGGCTATTCCGAGCTGTGCACGCTGTTCCTGCACCCGGACTACCGCGCCAACCGCAACGGCGGCCTGCTGTCCAAGAGCCGCTTCCTGTTCCTGGCGCAGTTCCCGCAGCTGTTCGGCAAGCTGGTGGTGGCCGAGATGCGCGGCGTGTCCGACGAGGCCGGCCGCTCGCCGTTCTGGGAGGGTCTGGGCCGCCACTTCTTCTCCATAGACTTCGCCCACGCCGATTACCTGACCGGCGTCGGCCAGAAGGCCTTCGTCGCCGAGCTGATGCCCAAGCATCCGGTCTACATCGACTTCCTGCCGCCGGAGGCGCAGGCGGTGATCGGCCAGACCCATGAAAACACCCGCCCGGCGGTGGCGATGCTGGAATCCGAAGGCTTCCGCTACGAGGGCTATGTCGACATCTTCGACGCCGGCCCGACGGTGCAGACCTATACCAGCGAAATCCGCGCGGTGAAGGAAAGCGCGACGGTCGCGGCGCGGCTGGCGGACCCGCTGCCGGAAGGCGACAAGAACTTCTACCTGGTGTCCAACGACTCGCTGGCCGGCTTCCGCGCCGTCCTGGCCGAGACGCTGGCGCCCACCCATGAAATCCTGCTGACGCCGGAACAGGCGCAGGCGCTGAACGTGGAAGAGGGCGGCCATCTGCGCTGCGTCGCGCTCTACCCCAAGGAGAATGCATAG
- the rpsO gene encoding 30S ribosomal protein S15 produces the protein MAMTAAQKADIVKDFQRSEGDTGSSEVQVALLTARINDLTPHFKANTKDHHSRRGLLKLVSRRRRLLDYLKRTDADSYRALIARLGLRK, from the coding sequence ATGGCAATGACCGCCGCTCAAAAAGCAGACATCGTTAAAGACTTCCAGCGCAGCGAAGGCGACACCGGTTCGTCCGAAGTGCAAGTGGCTCTGTTGACCGCTCGCATCAACGACCTGACCCCGCACTTCAAAGCCAACACCAAGGACCACCACAGCCGTCGTGGCCTGTTGAAGCTGGTAAGCCGTCGCCGTCGTCTGCTGGATTACCTGAAGCGCACCGATGCCGATAGCTATCGCGCATTGATCGCTCGCCTGGGCCTGCGCAAGTAA
- a CDS encoding STM3941 family protein — protein sequence MSAMDETRIEFGGGKVLLLIVAGLAFVAVGYAMWTAPDTDISLVRRYGAGGAAMVFFGACCLLGLRQCLQRKPALVFNAQGLSDHSSQIAVGLIAWTDIVGWEVSAGRGQQFLIIKVRAPGKYLSRLGPVARLFSHFNFICYGSPIAISSTALQASFDDLLALLGRYHQRYGSAPAGWA from the coding sequence ATGAGCGCGATGGATGAGACGCGTATTGAGTTCGGCGGCGGCAAGGTGCTGTTGCTGATCGTCGCCGGCCTGGCTTTTGTCGCCGTCGGCTATGCGATGTGGACTGCGCCGGACACGGATATCAGCCTGGTCCGGCGTTATGGCGCCGGAGGCGCGGCGATGGTCTTCTTCGGCGCTTGCTGCCTGCTAGGCCTGCGTCAATGCCTGCAGCGCAAGCCGGCCCTGGTGTTCAACGCGCAGGGGCTGTCGGACCATTCCAGCCAGATCGCCGTCGGCTTGATCGCATGGACGGATATCGTGGGCTGGGAAGTCTCGGCGGGGCGCGGTCAGCAGTTTTTGATCATCAAGGTGAGAGCGCCGGGCAAGTACCTGAGCCGGCTGGGGCCGGTGGCGAGGCTATTCAGCCATTTCAATTTCATATGCTATGGCAGTCCGATCGCCATTTCCTCCACCGCCTTGCAGGCGAGTTTCGATGATTTGCTCGCGTTGCTTGGGCGCTATCATCAACGCTATGGCTCGGCGCCCGCCGGGTGGGCTTAG
- a CDS encoding family 20 glycosylhydrolase: MRTKQLLAAGLLSASALAWAQPDVAAMARDLSLAVAVDSNKGAAAGARCVELGADWGSCLKGRLILQNHGRSAVPAKDWTLYLHSIRRLLKLDSPDFELSHLTGDLYRLTPKPGFAGIAAGAKLELPLVAEYWMLHNSDVLPRPYLVIDGQAPAVLARNDDDDASYLLPLPGDEWKSPAGEARPLMDAAERYREFARRGPQLAAADVAARVIPAALRVKPDGGKTAAAGLSWRLPALAPDARAALAQRSRQLGLAGQGLPVSGAVVKGLPADIAVAGGYRLRVGRGGARIDAHDAAGLFYGAQTLLGLMPQGGGEIPTLTVEDAPRYAHRGFMVDVARNFRQPATLKRLIEQMAAYKLNKLHLHLSDDEGWRLQINGLPELTEVGARRCHDLNEDRCLLPQLGSGPDNRSGGGYLSREQYVELLRYAKARFIEVIPEIDMPAHARAAVMAMERRYRHLSQLEQPEAASAYRLIDPQDRSNTLSVQFYDRHTYVNPCVPGVPRFVDKVVSEVAAMHREAGAPLAVWHFGGDEAKNILLGGGFQDLSGQDPGKGKIKLAEQDKPWARSPACRALLAERPGKTVADLPLQFAEDVSRILARHGIATMGAWQDGLKGAKSPKDFATAKVMVTEWDALFWGAAKEAHEFANKGFETVLAMPDYLYFDFPYELNPKERGYYWASRATDSYKVFSFAPDNLPQNAEVMTDRQGKAFEVPSEAASAGFAGIQGQAWSEVMRSDAQFEYMAYPRLLALAERAWHRAGWERPYRQGERYQLGVSHLVDRAALNRDWQQFAAVLGWREAAKLERAGIGLRIAPPGLASGAAAVLTEFPGQALQFSPDGRNWTPYRPGLGAEAPYWRGVSGDGARFSRQEARGGD, encoded by the coding sequence ATGAGGACGAAACAACTATTGGCGGCGGGCCTGTTGTCGGCCAGCGCGCTGGCTTGGGCGCAGCCGGATGTCGCGGCGATGGCGCGGGACCTGTCGCTGGCGGTGGCGGTGGACAGCAATAAGGGCGCGGCGGCCGGCGCGCGCTGCGTGGAACTGGGCGCGGACTGGGGCAGTTGCCTGAAAGGGCGGCTGATCCTGCAAAACCATGGCCGGTCCGCGGTGCCGGCCAAGGACTGGACCTTGTACCTGCACAGCATCCGGCGGCTGCTGAAGCTGGACAGCCCTGACTTCGAATTGAGCCATCTGACCGGCGATCTGTACCGGCTGACGCCCAAGCCGGGCTTCGCCGGCATCGCCGCCGGCGCCAAGCTGGAACTGCCCTTGGTGGCCGAGTATTGGATGTTGCACAACAGCGACGTGTTGCCGCGGCCCTATCTGGTAATCGACGGCCAGGCGCCGGCGGTGCTGGCGCGCAATGACGACGACGACGCCAGCTATCTGCTGCCGCTGCCGGGCGATGAATGGAAGTCGCCGGCGGGCGAGGCGCGGCCCCTGATGGACGCCGCCGAGCGTTATCGCGAATTCGCGCGCCGCGGCCCGCAACTGGCCGCCGCCGATGTGGCCGCGCGGGTGATTCCCGCCGCGCTGCGGGTCAAGCCGGACGGCGGCAAGACGGCGGCCGCGGGGCTGAGCTGGCGGCTGCCGGCGCTGGCTCCGGACGCGCGCGCGGCGCTGGCGCAACGCAGCCGCCAGCTGGGCCTGGCCGGACAGGGCCTGCCGGTCAGCGGCGCGGTGGTCAAGGGCTTGCCGGCCGACATCGCCGTCGCCGGCGGTTACCGCTTGCGGGTGGGGCGCGGCGGCGCGCGCATAGACGCGCATGACGCCGCCGGCCTGTTCTACGGCGCGCAGACCCTGCTGGGCCTGATGCCGCAAGGCGGCGGCGAGATCCCGACGCTGACGGTGGAGGACGCGCCGCGCTACGCGCACCGCGGCTTCATGGTGGACGTGGCGCGCAATTTCCGTCAGCCGGCCACGCTCAAGCGCCTGATCGAGCAGATGGCCGCCTACAAGCTCAACAAGCTGCATCTGCATCTGTCCGACGATGAAGGCTGGCGCTTGCAGATCAACGGCCTGCCGGAATTGACCGAGGTCGGCGCGCGCCGCTGTCACGATCTGAACGAGGACCGCTGCCTGCTGCCGCAACTGGGGTCCGGTCCGGACAACCGTTCCGGCGGCGGCTATTTGAGCCGCGAGCAGTATGTGGAATTGCTGCGTTACGCCAAGGCGCGCTTCATCGAGGTGATTCCGGAAATCGACATGCCGGCGCACGCGCGCGCGGCGGTGATGGCGATGGAGCGGCGTTATCGCCACCTCAGCCAGTTGGAGCAGCCGGAAGCCGCCTCCGCCTACCGGCTGATCGATCCGCAAGACCGTTCCAACACCTTGTCGGTGCAATTCTACGACCGTCACACCTATGTCAATCCCTGCGTGCCCGGCGTGCCGCGCTTCGTCGACAAAGTGGTGTCGGAAGTGGCCGCCATGCACCGCGAGGCCGGCGCGCCGCTGGCGGTCTGGCACTTTGGCGGCGACGAGGCCAAGAACATCTTGCTGGGCGGTGGTTTCCAGGACCTGTCCGGCCAGGACCCCGGCAAGGGCAAGATCAAGCTGGCGGAGCAGGACAAGCCCTGGGCGCGCTCGCCGGCCTGCCGCGCGCTGCTGGCGGAGCGGCCGGGGAAAACCGTCGCCGATCTGCCCTTGCAGTTCGCCGAGGACGTCAGCCGCATCCTGGCGCGGCACGGCATCGCCACGATGGGCGCCTGGCAGGACGGTTTGAAGGGCGCGAAATCGCCCAAGGACTTCGCCACCGCCAAGGTGATGGTGACCGAGTGGGACGCCTTGTTCTGGGGCGCGGCCAAGGAAGCGCACGAGTTCGCCAACAAGGGTTTTGAGACCGTGCTGGCGATGCCGGATTATTTGTACTTCGACTTCCCCTATGAGTTGAACCCCAAGGAACGCGGCTATTACTGGGCCTCGCGCGCCACCGACAGCTATAAGGTGTTCAGCTTCGCGCCGGACAATCTGCCGCAGAACGCCGAGGTGATGACGGACCGTCAGGGCAAGGCTTTCGAAGTGCCCAGCGAGGCCGCGTCGGCGGGCTTCGCCGGCATCCAGGGCCAGGCCTGGAGCGAGGTGATGCGCAGCGACGCCCAGTTTGAATACATGGCCTATCCGCGGCTGCTGGCATTGGCCGAGCGCGCCTGGCACCGCGCGGGCTGGGAACGGCCTTATCGTCAGGGCGAGCGTTATCAGCTGGGCGTCAGCCATCTGGTGGACCGCGCGGCCTTGAACCGGGATTGGCAGCAGTTCGCCGCAGTGCTGGGCTGGCGCGAGGCGGCCAAGCTGGAGCGCGCCGGCATCGGTCTGCGCATCGCGCCGCCGGGCCTGGCGAGCGGGGCGGCGGCGGTGCTGACGGAGTTCCCCGGCCAGGCGCTGCAGTTCTCGCCGGACGGGCGCAACTGGACGCCGTACCGGCCGGGCCTGGGCGCGGAAGCGCCTTATTGGCGCGGCGTCAGCGGCGACGGTGCGCGCTTTAGCCGGCAGGAGGCGCGCGGCGGCGACTGA
- a CDS encoding aspartate aminotransferase family protein: MSNTVTRADFDQVMVPNYGPAGFIPVKGLGSRVWDQSGREFIDFAGGIAVNSLGHCHPQLVAALTEQASKLWHVSNVFTNEPALKLGKLLTESTFAERVFFCNSGAEANEAAFKLARKYGSDHFGPEKNQILACKNSFHGRTLFTVSVGGQPKYTEGFGPVPGGIAHFEYNDIESLKAAISDQTCAVVIEPIQGEGGVMPADKAFLEAARQLCDQHNALLVFDEVQSGVGRTGSLFAYQEYGVTPDILSSAKGIGGGFPIGAMLTTEKVAKSFGIGTHGSTYGGNPLACAVAHKVLELVKEPAVLDGVRAKHQRFVDGLNAINAKYQVFKTVRGMGLLLGCVLTDAYAGRAKEFLKAAEKQGLMLLVAGLSVVRLAPSLVIEDQDIDEGLARFDAAIAELVAGR, from the coding sequence ATGAGCAATACTGTAACGCGCGCCGATTTCGACCAGGTCATGGTCCCCAATTACGGTCCGGCCGGTTTCATCCCGGTCAAGGGCCTGGGTTCCCGCGTATGGGACCAGAGCGGCCGCGAATTCATCGATTTCGCCGGCGGCATCGCCGTCAACTCGCTGGGCCATTGCCACCCGCAGCTGGTGGCGGCCTTGACCGAGCAGGCTTCCAAGCTGTGGCACGTGTCCAATGTGTTCACCAACGAGCCGGCCTTGAAGCTGGGCAAGCTGCTGACCGAGTCCACCTTCGCCGAGCGCGTGTTCTTCTGCAACTCCGGAGCGGAAGCCAATGAAGCCGCCTTCAAGCTGGCGCGCAAATACGGTTCCGATCACTTCGGCCCGGAAAAGAACCAGATCCTGGCCTGCAAGAACTCCTTCCACGGCCGCACCCTGTTCACCGTCAGCGTCGGCGGCCAGCCCAAGTACACCGAAGGCTTCGGCCCGGTGCCGGGCGGCATCGCCCACTTCGAATACAACGACATCGAATCGCTGAAAGCGGCCATCTCCGACCAGACCTGTGCGGTGGTGATCGAACCCATCCAGGGCGAGGGCGGCGTGATGCCGGCCGACAAGGCCTTTCTGGAAGCCGCGCGCCAGCTGTGCGACCAGCACAATGCGCTCTTGGTGTTCGATGAAGTGCAAAGCGGCGTCGGCCGCACCGGTTCGCTGTTCGCCTATCAGGAATACGGCGTGACCCCGGACATCCTCAGCTCCGCCAAGGGTATAGGCGGCGGCTTCCCGATCGGCGCGATGCTGACCACCGAGAAAGTGGCCAAGAGCTTCGGCATCGGCACCCATGGCTCCACCTACGGCGGCAACCCGCTGGCCTGCGCGGTGGCGCACAAGGTGCTGGAACTGGTCAAGGAGCCGGCGGTGCTGGACGGCGTGCGCGCCAAGCACCAGCGCTTCGTCGACGGCCTGAACGCGATCAACGCCAAATACCAGGTGTTCAAGACCGTGCGCGGCATGGGCCTGCTGCTGGGCTGCGTGCTGACCGACGCTTACGCCGGCCGCGCCAAGGAGTTCCTGAAAGCCGCTGAAAAGCAGGGCCTGATGTTGCTGGTGGCCGGTTTGAGCGTGGTGCGCCTGGCGCCGTCGCTGGTGATCGAGGATCAGGACATCGACGAAGGCCTGGCGCGTTTCGACGCGGCCATCGCCGAACTGGTCGCCGGTCGATAA
- the aruF gene encoding arginine/ornithine succinyltransferase subunit alpha — protein sequence MLTVRPVRTSDLPAIERMAVASGIGVTSLPNNREKLFERIQQSVSAFEHEATGDSGCEYYMFVLEEGGQVLGTASINASAGFDEPFYSYRSEIFVHASRALKVNNRVHVLNMCHDLTGMVQLCGFYVDGHLETLAAELLSRARLLFIASKRERFGRRVIAEMQGIHDDAGQSPFWNAIGRRFFNMDFLQVEQAFVSHSKTFIAELMPSYPIYVPLLPDEAQHAIGQIHASFERSCQLLCNEGFEADNYIDIFDGGAVLTAEVDRLKTLENSRCYPVEVLASLPEQAQPQLLSNLESSEFAAAVCRVAVVDGVAFINPDAARALGLASGGQVQVAGLQQKESAA from the coding sequence ATGCTTACAGTGCGTCCCGTCCGCACCTCCGATCTGCCCGCCATCGAACGCATGGCGGTGGCCAGCGGCATCGGCGTCACCAGCTTGCCCAATAACCGGGAAAAGCTGTTCGAGCGTATCCAGCAGTCCGTGTCCGCCTTCGAGCACGAGGCCACCGGCGACTCCGGCTGCGAATACTATATGTTCGTGCTGGAGGAGGGCGGCCAGGTGCTGGGCACCGCGTCCATCAACGCTTCCGCCGGCTTCGACGAGCCCTTCTACAGCTACCGCAGCGAAATCTTCGTGCATGCCTCGCGCGCGCTGAAGGTCAACAACCGCGTGCACGTGCTGAATATGTGCCACGACCTGACCGGCATGGTGCAGCTGTGCGGCTTCTACGTGGACGGCCATCTGGAGACCTTGGCCGCCGAGCTGCTGTCGCGCGCCCGGCTGCTCTTCATCGCCAGCAAGCGCGAGCGCTTCGGCCGCCGCGTGATCGCGGAGATGCAGGGCATTCACGACGACGCCGGCCAGTCGCCGTTCTGGAACGCCATCGGCCGCCGCTTCTTCAATATGGATTTCCTGCAGGTGGAACAGGCCTTCGTCAGCCACAGCAAGACCTTCATCGCCGAGCTGATGCCCAGCTATCCGATCTACGTGCCCTTGCTGCCGGACGAGGCGCAGCACGCCATCGGCCAGATCCACGCCAGCTTCGAGCGCTCCTGCCAGCTGCTGTGCAACGAGGGTTTCGAAGCCGACAACTATATCGACATCTTCGACGGCGGCGCGGTGCTGACCGCCGAGGTGGACCGGCTGAAAACGCTGGAAAACAGCCGCTGCTACCCGGTGGAAGTGCTGGCCAGCCTGCCGGAGCAGGCGCAGCCGCAGTTGTTGAGCAATCTGGAGTCCAGCGAGTTCGCCGCCGCGGTGTGCCGCGTGGCGGTGGTGGACGGCGTGGCCTTCATCAATCCCGACGCCGCCCGCGCGCTGGGTCTCGCCAGCGGCGGCCAGGTTCAAGTGGCCGGTTTGCAGCAGAAGGAGTCCGCAGCATGA
- a CDS encoding DUF3313 domain-containing protein — protein sequence MRKTLTFGLLLLAALPALAQDAAAPQTVFSLPLTAFKAADRDASQKLYRAPDAQLSAYKSIVVEPLYFMRHQADGDWQLLQSGEENRIAAYFQRRMTEELHKVGIPVSREALPDSARLRVAVTGMAQERPGVEPLDILPIKAVFNLGRLAAGKEPYLTKVASMGQLEDANNGKLLAGSVNLRKSDKSRQRGEAVKLESLESLIDDWCRDSARLLARGMAIKPAQP from the coding sequence ATGCGCAAGACCCTCACCTTCGGCCTGCTGTTGCTGGCCGCCCTGCCCGCTCTGGCCCAGGACGCCGCGGCCCCGCAAACCGTGTTCAGCCTGCCGCTGACCGCCTTCAAGGCCGCGGACCGCGACGCCTCGCAAAAGCTGTACCGGGCGCCGGACGCGCAGCTGAGCGCTTACAAATCCATCGTGGTGGAACCGCTGTACTTCATGCGCCACCAGGCTGACGGCGATTGGCAATTGCTGCAGAGCGGCGAGGAAAACCGGATCGCCGCCTATTTTCAGCGGCGGATGACCGAGGAATTGCACAAGGTCGGCATTCCGGTCAGCCGCGAGGCGCTGCCGGACAGCGCCCGCCTGCGCGTGGCCGTCACCGGCATGGCTCAGGAACGGCCGGGCGTGGAGCCGCTGGACATCCTGCCGATCAAGGCGGTGTTCAATCTGGGCCGGCTGGCCGCCGGCAAGGAACCCTATCTGACCAAGGTGGCCAGCATGGGACAACTGGAAGACGCCAATAACGGCAAGCTGCTGGCCGGCAGCGTCAATCTGCGCAAAAGCGACAAGAGCCGCCAGCGCGGCGAGGCGGTCAAGCTGGAGAGCCTAGAAAGCCTGATCGACGACTGGTGCCGCGACAGCGCCCGGCTATTGGCGCGCGGCATGGCCATCAAGCCGGCCCAGCCCTGA